Genomic DNA from Frondihabitans sp. PAMC 28766:
ACGCCCGCCGACCTGTCGCCGTCCCAGACGTCGATCCTGAGCCGCCTGCTGACCTCGGGGCCGGCCACGGTCTCCGACCTCGCCCGCGCCGAGGGCGTGCGCCCGCAGTCGCTCGGCGCCACGATCGCCGTGCTCGAAGCCCAGGGCTACGTGACCGGGCACCCCGACCCGAACGACGGCCGGCGCACGATCCTGACCCTCACCGACGACGCCCGCGCCACCTTCCTCGCGAATCGCACGGCCAAGACCGACTGGCTGACGCGCCAGCTCGACGAGCGTCTCGGCGCTGACGAGCTGCGCCGCGCCGCCGACGGCATCCGGCTGGTCTGGCGCCTCATCGAGGCGGAGACGGAATCCGCACCGACCACCACAACCGCCCGCACCGTTCAGGAGAACGCATGACACTCACCACCCTCGACCCGATCACCGCACTCATCGTCGTGGACCTGCAGAAGGGCGTCGTCGGCATCCCGACGGCCCACCCGGTGGAGGGTGTCGTGGCGAACAGTCGCGCCCTCCTCGACGCGTTCCGCGCGAAGGGCCTCCCCGTCGTGCTCGTCAACGTCGACGGCGGAGCCCCGGGCCGCAACGAGGGCAGCGCGGGGCGCGCCGCCGTCCAGCGGCCGGCCGGCTGGGACGAGCTCGTCCCCGAGCTCGACCAGCAGCCGGCCGACCACACCGTCACGAAGCGCACCTGGGGCGCCTTCACCAACACCGACCTCGACGAGCACCTCAAGTCGCTCGGCGTGACCCAGGTGGTCGTGACCGGCATCGCGACGACGGCCGGCGTCGAGTCGACCGCCCGTCACGCACACGAGAACGGCTTCAACGTCACGTTCGCCACCGACGCCATGACCGACATGAGCGCCGAAGCTCACGACAACAGCGTCACGCGGGTCTTCCCACGGATCGGCGAAACCGGCACGACCGCACAGATCCTGGCGCTGCTCGCCTGATCCGTCAGGGCAGAATGTAGCCGGCGGCGGTGAAGAGG
This window encodes:
- a CDS encoding MarR family winged helix-turn-helix transcriptional regulator, translating into MTEPSVDDPTASEVATDLRVLVSRLQRRLRELATPADLSPSQTSILSRLLTSGPATVSDLARAEGVRPQSLGATIAVLEAQGYVTGHPDPNDGRRTILTLTDDARATFLANRTAKTDWLTRQLDERLGADELRRAADGIRLVWRLIEAETESAPTTTTARTVQENA
- a CDS encoding isochorismatase family cysteine hydrolase yields the protein MTLTTLDPITALIVVDLQKGVVGIPTAHPVEGVVANSRALLDAFRAKGLPVVLVNVDGGAPGRNEGSAGRAAVQRPAGWDELVPELDQQPADHTVTKRTWGAFTNTDLDEHLKSLGVTQVVVTGIATTAGVESTARHAHENGFNVTFATDAMTDMSAEAHDNSVTRVFPRIGETGTTAQILALLA